The following are encoded in a window of Paenibacillus polymyxa genomic DNA:
- a CDS encoding DUF1385 domain-containing protein codes for MSQASKPVSYGGQAVIEGVMFGGKRVNVTAVRRKTGEITYLEVPRKEQSWVSKFRRIPLLRGIVSIIDSSAKGTKHLNYSADAYADDEVDPEERAEQKKKEESRWSLSMMIGVAAVGILSFLFGKIVLTLVPVIVENFLFGSLFHSQILHNLAEGAIKLILLLAYLWGISQTPLIKRLFQYHGAEHKVITAFEAGEELTPANVQKYSRLHYRCGSSFIMLTVIIGVLVYSLFTYDSLWERMGQRLLLLPIVLGLSFEFLKLTNALREIPVLRYLGYPGLWLQLLTTKEPTDDQVEVSIASFKRMLELDAELENVPVKETFNSPVLDPVKG; via the coding sequence TTGTCACAAGCATCCAAGCCTGTGAGCTATGGTGGTCAGGCAGTCATTGAAGGTGTCATGTTCGGCGGCAAGCGTGTCAATGTCACGGCAGTTCGCCGCAAAACTGGCGAAATCACATATTTGGAAGTACCACGCAAGGAGCAATCCTGGGTATCCAAATTCCGCAGAATTCCTTTATTGCGGGGGATTGTAAGCATCATCGACTCCAGCGCCAAAGGTACCAAGCATTTAAACTATTCAGCCGATGCGTATGCTGATGATGAAGTAGATCCGGAAGAACGCGCTGAGCAAAAGAAAAAAGAAGAATCTCGCTGGAGTCTGAGTATGATGATCGGTGTGGCGGCGGTCGGTATTTTGTCATTCCTGTTTGGCAAAATTGTATTGACTCTCGTTCCGGTTATTGTAGAGAATTTCCTGTTCGGTAGCTTGTTTCACAGCCAAATTTTGCATAACCTCGCAGAAGGAGCTATTAAGCTGATTCTGTTACTGGCTTATTTGTGGGGTATTTCCCAAACTCCGTTAATTAAACGATTGTTTCAATATCATGGTGCAGAGCATAAAGTAATTACTGCATTCGAAGCTGGGGAAGAACTAACTCCGGCCAATGTACAGAAATACAGTCGTCTACATTACCGCTGTGGTAGTAGCTTTATTATGCTGACTGTGATCATCGGGGTGCTTGTCTATTCCTTATTTACCTACGATAGTCTGTGGGAACGTATGGGGCAACGGCTTTTACTACTTCCGATCGTACTGGGGCTTTCTTTTGAATTCCTCAAGCTAACCAATGCCCTTCGTGAAATTCCGGTACTTCGTTATTTAGGTTACCCCGGTCTGTGGTTGCAACTCCTTACCACCAAAGAACCGACTGATGATCAAGTGGAGGTATCTATTGCCTCATTTAAGCGTATGCTTGAATTGGATGCTGAGTTGGAAAATGTACCTGTAAAGGAGACCTTCAACAGTCCGGTCCTTGATCCTGTGAAAGGATGA
- a CDS encoding patatin-like phospholipase family protein, with protein sequence MLINAVFQGGGVKGISLAGAVKAAEEHGIVFNRLAGTSSGSIVAALLAAGYSADEMKAVIEKTPLVKLLRRSPVFNIKWVGPAARIFLKKGLYSGEALEHWVRELLRAKGVRTFADLPPGKLRIIASDITNGRILVLPEDIKRFGINPSSLEVAKAIRMSTSIPYFFDPVMLRLDSALAKGKTFSQQFVFVVDGALLSNLPLWLFDEPVNEREAKTIPTVGFQMVGKTGTETKVSYIRGPLTMLQAIFDTMLSAHDERFIEQENRYRTIKIPTLGIRTAQFNISTEQSDLLYASGVQAGDAFFHKWSITSYQQQYSKYQLMKDTMYAMK encoded by the coding sequence ATGCTGATCAATGCTGTGTTCCAGGGTGGAGGGGTTAAGGGAATTTCGCTGGCGGGTGCAGTTAAGGCTGCGGAGGAGCATGGAATTGTATTCAATCGTTTGGCAGGTACATCATCAGGTTCTATTGTAGCTGCTTTATTGGCGGCGGGATACTCTGCGGATGAAATGAAAGCCGTAATTGAGAAAACCCCCTTGGTCAAGTTGTTACGACGTTCTCCAGTGTTCAATATTAAGTGGGTTGGACCAGCAGCTCGTATCTTTCTTAAAAAAGGGCTCTACTCAGGGGAGGCACTGGAGCACTGGGTACGTGAGCTGTTACGAGCTAAGGGAGTGCGTACGTTCGCGGATTTACCTCCTGGCAAATTGCGCATTATTGCATCAGATATTACGAATGGACGCATTCTGGTGCTTCCTGAGGATATCAAACGTTTTGGTATCAATCCCTCTTCACTGGAGGTAGCTAAAGCCATTCGGATGAGCACAAGTATCCCTTATTTTTTTGATCCTGTTATGTTAAGGCTTGATTCTGCACTTGCCAAGGGAAAGACTTTTTCTCAGCAATTTGTATTTGTAGTTGATGGGGCTTTACTAAGCAATTTGCCTTTGTGGCTTTTTGATGAGCCTGTAAATGAACGTGAGGCCAAAACAATTCCAACGGTAGGGTTTCAAATGGTGGGCAAAACGGGTACGGAGACCAAAGTTTCTTATATACGGGGTCCATTGACCATGCTGCAGGCTATTTTTGATACCATGCTATCAGCACACGATGAGCGATTTATTGAGCAGGAGAATCGGTATCGGACGATTAAGATTCCAACATTGGGTATCCGCACTGCACAATTTAACATTTCTACAGAGCAAAGTGATTTGTTGTATGCTTCCGGTGTGCAGGCAGGGGATGCTTTTTTCCACAAATGGAGCATCACTTCTTACCAGCAGCAGTATAGCAAGTATCAATTGATGAAGGATACCATGTACGCTATGAAATAA
- a CDS encoding family 10 glycosylhydrolase: protein MNRKKIVALAAGLLLAVQTAIVPGVQAAPTGDIEIILDGQSLQSDASPYIVQGANVTMVPLRVISEGLGAQVNWSESSGTVTITAQNKNISMENGAQSATVNGKSVRLDASARMTSGRVMVPLRFVGEELGLKVDWQASERVITLSSGKEGVSTGGDTSAGSSGSISDTSASSNKNSVSTDQGAIDDEQAVVTSPSTSTSENGSSSSQATVVQVKASTSMRGAWISTINGDWPSSAARSSSEKQKQEFTKMLDDLQGMGINAVFVQVRASGDALYPSSLVPWSKYLTNTQGKNPGYDPLKFMISESHKRGMEFHAWFNPFRANSTGTTSGLAANHVANQHPDWIVKNGSQLYINPGIPAARQHVIAAIMEVVNGYDIDGVHLDDYFYPYSGTFDDDATFKAYNANKISNKGDWRRDNVNSFVRDLGKSIHGSKSKAQFGISPFGVWRNKSQDLTGSDTKAGVTAYDTTFADVRTWINKEWIDYVAPQIYWSIGFPAAGYDKLVAWWSNEVKNTDVKLYIGHSPYKIGTPEKGWQTAQELIKQLELNEDYKQVRGDIYFSAQHLRKNPYGLIQLLQNYYQM from the coding sequence ATGAATCGAAAGAAAATAGTGGCGTTGGCTGCAGGTCTACTCTTAGCAGTGCAGACTGCCATCGTTCCTGGAGTTCAAGCAGCTCCAACTGGTGATATTGAAATTATATTGGACGGACAGTCCCTGCAAAGTGACGCGTCACCGTATATTGTACAGGGAGCCAATGTTACGATGGTTCCTTTGCGAGTGATAAGTGAGGGATTGGGCGCTCAGGTCAACTGGTCGGAATCGTCCGGTACGGTAACGATTACAGCACAGAACAAAAATATATCTATGGAGAACGGTGCACAAAGCGCTACAGTGAATGGCAAGTCAGTTCGACTGGATGCATCTGCCCGTATGACAAGCGGGAGAGTCATGGTGCCACTGCGTTTTGTTGGGGAAGAGTTGGGATTAAAAGTAGATTGGCAAGCTTCAGAGCGAGTCATTACGTTAAGCAGTGGTAAGGAAGGTGTCTCTACTGGCGGGGACACTTCTGCGGGAAGCAGCGGCTCCATATCAGATACGTCTGCATCTAGCAATAAGAACAGTGTAAGTACAGATCAGGGAGCTATCGATGATGAGCAGGCGGTTGTCACTTCACCGTCAACGTCTACTAGTGAGAACGGTTCAAGTTCTTCACAGGCAACTGTTGTTCAGGTAAAGGCTTCAACTTCCATGCGTGGAGCATGGATTTCTACCATTAATGGAGATTGGCCTTCTTCCGCTGCCCGAAGCAGCTCCGAGAAGCAAAAGCAGGAGTTTACTAAAATGCTCGATGATTTGCAGGGGATGGGCATCAATGCGGTATTTGTTCAGGTTCGTGCCAGCGGTGATGCGCTCTATCCGTCGAGTCTCGTACCATGGAGCAAGTATTTGACCAACACCCAAGGTAAAAATCCAGGCTATGATCCCTTGAAATTTATGATTAGCGAATCGCATAAGCGAGGGATGGAATTTCATGCTTGGTTTAATCCATTCCGTGCGAATTCCACAGGAACAACCAGCGGTTTGGCTGCAAACCATGTGGCTAATCAACACCCGGACTGGATTGTTAAGAATGGTAGCCAATTGTACATCAATCCAGGAATTCCGGCTGCACGTCAGCATGTTATTGCGGCGATTATGGAGGTCGTGAACGGATATGATATTGACGGCGTCCATTTGGACGATTATTTTTATCCTTACAGCGGGACTTTTGATGATGATGCGACCTTCAAAGCATATAATGCCAACAAAATCTCTAACAAGGGCGACTGGCGGAGAGACAATGTGAACAGTTTTGTCCGCGATTTGGGCAAAAGTATTCATGGCAGCAAGTCTAAAGCTCAATTTGGAATTAGCCCTTTTGGAGTATGGCGTAACAAATCTCAGGATTTAACGGGTTCAGACACGAAGGCAGGCGTTACAGCGTATGATACGACGTTTGCGGATGTAAGAACCTGGATTAACAAAGAATGGATTGATTATGTAGCTCCACAAATTTACTGGAGTATCGGTTTCCCGGCGGCGGGATATGACAAGCTTGTCGCATGGTGGTCCAATGAGGTCAAAAACACAGATGTTAAGCTGTATATCGGTCATTCTCCGTATAAGATCGGCACCCCTGAAAAGGGCTGGCAAACGGCTCAAGAGCTAATTAAGCAGCTTGAACTGAACGAAGATTATAAACAGGTCAGAGGCGATATTTACTTTAGTGCACAGCATTTGCGTAAAAATCCATACGGACTCATTCAGCTTCTTCAAAATTATTATCAAATGTGA
- the mntR gene encoding transcriptional regulator MntR — MPTPSMEDYLERIYQLIDEKGYARVSDIAEGLEVHPSSVTKMIQKLDKDDYLVYEKYRGLILTPKGKKVGKRLVDRHQLLEQFLDMIGVDKDLIYKDVEGIEHHLSWDSITRIETLVEYFRRDEDRLRQLHDIHKELSGDS, encoded by the coding sequence GTGCCAACGCCAAGCATGGAAGATTATTTGGAACGCATTTACCAACTGATTGATGAGAAGGGCTATGCTCGTGTCTCGGATATCGCAGAGGGGTTAGAGGTGCATCCTTCGTCTGTCACCAAAATGATTCAGAAGTTGGATAAGGACGATTATCTTGTATATGAGAAGTATCGGGGACTGATTTTGACACCGAAAGGGAAAAAGGTCGGCAAACGGTTGGTTGATCGCCATCAGTTATTAGAGCAATTTCTGGATATGATTGGGGTTGACAAGGACCTGATATATAAAGATGTGGAAGGTATTGAGCATCATCTGAGCTGGGATTCCATCACCCGTATCGAAACATTGGTCGAATATTTTCGCCGGGATGAAGATCGCTTGCGCCAGCTTCATGACATACACAAGGAATTGAGTGGAGATTCCTAA
- the splB gene encoding spore photoproduct lyase encodes MSTLERTPVQTRGTKPFLPDLVFFEPDALNYPKGQRIMDWVKAKDIPYRMTTSHNRITNLPGETEVEKYRMAKKTLVVGIRKTLTFDQSKPSAEYAIPISTGCMGHCHYCYLQTTLGAKPYIRVYVNTDDILSAAKAYIEERAPEITRFEAACTSDPVGLEHITGTLGDLIRFMADEEFGRLRFVTKYHHVDPLLDIKHNGHTRIRFSINSDYVIKQFEPATSRFEERIEAAGKIARAGYPLGFIIAPIIWYDGWEEGYGELLRKLGETLPEHATKDLTFELIQHRFTKTSKAVIEKRYPKTKLEMDIEKRKKKWGRWGQNKYVYPDEQQNALREFITERIFEHFPLSRIEYFT; translated from the coding sequence ATGTCTACGCTTGAGCGTACTCCTGTCCAAACCAGAGGAACCAAGCCATTTTTGCCTGACCTGGTGTTTTTTGAGCCAGACGCACTGAATTATCCCAAGGGCCAGCGTATTATGGATTGGGTTAAAGCCAAGGATATTCCGTATCGGATGACTACCTCTCACAACCGAATTACCAATTTACCAGGTGAAACTGAAGTTGAAAAGTACCGAATGGCAAAAAAAACTTTGGTAGTCGGTATCCGTAAAACGTTGACTTTTGACCAATCCAAGCCCTCTGCCGAATACGCTATCCCCATTTCGACTGGCTGCATGGGGCACTGTCACTACTGTTATTTACAAACAACCTTGGGAGCAAAACCGTATATTCGTGTATATGTCAACACTGACGATATCTTATCAGCAGCTAAAGCTTATATCGAGGAGCGTGCGCCTGAAATTACCCGTTTTGAAGCAGCTTGTACCTCCGATCCGGTTGGTTTGGAGCATATCACCGGAACGCTTGGAGACTTGATTCGTTTCATGGCAGATGAGGAATTTGGTCGTCTGCGTTTTGTTACTAAATATCATCATGTTGATCCATTGCTGGATATTAAACATAATGGTCATACTCGCATCCGCTTTAGCATTAATTCCGATTATGTAATTAAACAGTTTGAACCTGCAACTTCACGCTTCGAGGAACGTATTGAAGCCGCGGGCAAAATCGCACGAGCCGGTTATCCACTGGGGTTCATCATTGCACCCATCATCTGGTATGACGGCTGGGAAGAAGGCTACGGCGAGTTGCTGCGCAAATTGGGAGAAACCTTACCCGAGCATGCTACAAAAGATTTGACGTTCGAATTAATTCAGCATCGCTTCACCAAAACATCCAAAGCTGTCATCGAGAAACGTTATCCGAAAACCAAGCTGGAGATGGACATAGAGAAACGCAAGAAAAAATGGGGCCGCTGGGGACAAAACAAATATGTTTATCCCGATGAACAGCAAAATGCACTACGAGAGTTTATCACAGAGCGCATTTTTGAACATTTCCCTTTAAGTCGTATTGAATATTTCACATAA
- a CDS encoding cytochrome c biogenesis CcdA family protein: protein MTNINAGLAIVAGLVSFFSPCCLPLYPSYLSYMTGMSARELAEGRHKAEVRYRTMGHTLAFVLGFSVVFYSLGASVGLLGEWFANYGDTLRVVAGLLILLMGLVSLGVVRPLILMREHKLRWTWKPAGYAGSFVIGIGFAAGWSPCIGPMLTAIIALAAVEHHIWFKLITGYALGFAIPFFILALLAGSIRLSSRYTSILIKTGGILLVITGILLVTDHMTDVTLFLQRITPDWMLVM, encoded by the coding sequence ATGACAAATATCAACGCCGGGTTGGCGATCGTAGCCGGACTGGTTTCTTTTTTTTCACCGTGTTGTTTACCGCTGTATCCATCTTATTTATCGTATATGACAGGGATGTCTGCGCGCGAACTGGCTGAAGGACGGCACAAGGCAGAGGTTCGTTATCGTACGATGGGACATACACTTGCTTTTGTATTGGGCTTTTCGGTCGTTTTCTATTCACTGGGTGCAAGTGTCGGGTTGCTTGGAGAATGGTTTGCTAATTATGGGGATACGCTAAGAGTGGTAGCAGGGTTACTTATTTTACTAATGGGTCTGGTATCTCTTGGTGTGGTGCGTCCTTTGATTCTAATGAGGGAGCATAAGCTTCGCTGGACATGGAAGCCTGCCGGGTATGCCGGTTCCTTTGTGATCGGAATTGGATTTGCGGCAGGCTGGTCGCCCTGTATCGGTCCCATGCTAACAGCTATTATCGCTTTGGCGGCAGTAGAGCATCACATTTGGTTCAAGCTGATTACAGGCTATGCGCTTGGCTTTGCGATTCCATTTTTTATATTAGCTTTGCTGGCAGGCTCTATTCGACTATCCTCTCGCTATACCTCCATTCTAATCAAAACAGGTGGCATACTACTTGTTATCACTGGCATTTTACTGGTAACGGATCATATGACTGATGTAACGCTATTTTTACAACGGATTACCCCAGATTGGATGCTAGTTATGTGA
- the metG gene encoding methionine--tRNA ligase: MSNENTFYITTPIYYPSDKLHIGHAYTTVAGDAMARYKRLRGYEVRYLTGTDEHGQKIEQKASAAGKTPQRFVDDIVAGIQELWRKLDISNDDFIRTTEERHKAVVQEIFDRLLKQGDIYKGEYEGWYSIPDETYYTETQLVDVVKDAEGNVAGGKSPDSGHPVELVKEECYFFRMSKYADRLLQFYEENPQFIQPESRKKEMINNFIKPGLEDLAVSRTTFDWGIKVKGDPKHVVYVWIDALSNYITALGYGSSNTELYDKFWPANVHIVGKEIVRFHTIYWPIMLMALDLPLPKKVFAHGWLLMKDGKMSKSKGNVVDPVTLIDRYGLDQLRYYLLREVPFGADGTFTPESFVDRVNSDLANDLGNLLNRTVAMVDKYLDGKVPAYEANVTAFDGALEDMATLTYSKVEEAMENMEFSVALTAISQFISRSNKYIDETQPWNLAKDEGKRRELSSVMLHLVESLRIASILLQPFLTRAPHKIWEQLGISQGELTTWDSGKQFGRIPEGTQLVKGNPIFPRLDSEQEVAFIVEAMTGGKKPEEATAQIQPQNASEASQEAPEAKEEIGIEDFAKVELRVAQVVACEPVKKADKLLKLQLDLGYEQRQVVSGIAKFYTPEDIIGRKVICVTNLKPVKLRGELSQGMILAASHGDQLTLATVPEGMPNGAVVK; this comes from the coding sequence ATGTCCAATGAGAACACATTTTACATTACGACACCGATCTATTATCCGAGCGACAAGCTACATATAGGTCATGCTTACACGACGGTTGCGGGAGATGCAATGGCCCGTTATAAGCGGCTACGTGGATATGAAGTGCGCTATTTGACAGGAACGGATGAGCATGGTCAGAAGATTGAGCAGAAAGCGAGTGCAGCAGGCAAAACGCCGCAACGTTTCGTAGATGATATTGTGGCAGGTATTCAAGAACTGTGGCGGAAGCTCGACATTTCCAATGACGATTTTATCCGTACTACGGAGGAACGTCATAAGGCTGTCGTACAGGAAATTTTTGATCGTTTGCTGAAGCAAGGCGATATTTACAAGGGAGAATACGAAGGCTGGTACAGCATCCCTGACGAAACGTACTACACAGAAACTCAGCTGGTTGACGTGGTGAAGGACGCCGAAGGCAATGTGGCTGGAGGAAAAAGCCCGGATAGTGGACACCCTGTAGAACTGGTCAAGGAAGAGTGTTACTTTTTCCGTATGAGCAAGTATGCTGATCGGTTGCTGCAATTTTATGAAGAGAACCCACAGTTTATCCAGCCGGAATCACGTAAAAAAGAGATGATCAATAACTTCATCAAGCCGGGTCTGGAGGATTTGGCTGTATCACGTACTACCTTCGATTGGGGCATTAAGGTGAAGGGGGATCCGAAGCATGTCGTGTATGTTTGGATTGATGCACTTTCCAACTACATCACAGCCTTGGGTTATGGCTCTTCCAATACCGAGTTGTATGATAAATTTTGGCCTGCAAATGTGCATATCGTAGGTAAAGAGATTGTAAGGTTCCACACGATATATTGGCCGATCATGCTGATGGCGCTGGATCTTCCATTGCCTAAAAAAGTATTTGCACATGGTTGGCTGCTCATGAAAGACGGTAAAATGTCGAAATCTAAAGGCAATGTTGTAGACCCGGTGACGTTGATTGACCGTTATGGTCTGGACCAACTTCGTTACTACTTACTGCGCGAGGTGCCTTTTGGGGCAGACGGAACATTTACACCAGAAAGTTTTGTAGATCGAGTTAATTCGGATTTGGCAAATGATCTGGGCAACTTATTGAATCGTACCGTGGCGATGGTAGATAAATATCTTGATGGCAAGGTTCCGGCTTATGAAGCGAATGTAACAGCATTCGACGGAGCTTTGGAAGACATGGCAACATTGACTTATAGCAAAGTAGAAGAAGCCATGGAAAACATGGAGTTTTCCGTGGCATTAACGGCGATTAGCCAATTTATTAGCCGCAGCAACAAGTATATTGACGAGACGCAACCATGGAACTTGGCTAAGGATGAGGGAAAACGTCGCGAATTGTCATCTGTTATGTTGCATTTGGTAGAAAGCTTGCGCATCGCTTCCATCTTACTCCAGCCATTCTTAACCCGTGCTCCTCATAAAATTTGGGAACAGCTCGGTATTAGCCAAGGTGAGTTGACTACATGGGATAGCGGCAAACAGTTCGGTCGTATTCCGGAAGGAACGCAGCTGGTCAAAGGTAATCCGATCTTCCCGCGTCTGGATTCAGAGCAAGAGGTTGCTTTTATCGTGGAAGCAATGACTGGGGGGAAGAAACCGGAAGAAGCTACAGCACAAATTCAACCGCAGAATGCATCTGAGGCGAGCCAGGAAGCGCCGGAGGCAAAAGAAGAGATTGGCATTGAGGATTTTGCCAAGGTAGAACTGCGCGTTGCTCAGGTCGTCGCCTGCGAGCCTGTGAAGAAGGCCGATAAACTGTTGAAGCTCCAACTTGATCTTGGTTATGAGCAGCGGCAAGTAGTATCAGGGATTGCGAAGTTTTATACGCCGGAAGATATCATTGGACGCAAGGTGATCTGTGTGACCAATCTTAAGCCAGTAAAACTTCGGGGAGAGCTGTCGCAAGGTATGATTTTGGCAGCATCACATGGAGATCAGCTTACGCTGGCCACCGTACCGGAAGGTATGCCGAATGGTGCAGTTGTAAAGTAG
- the yidD gene encoding membrane protein insertion efficiency factor YidD: MKITTRRVVQAPIKFYRSYISPLKPATCRFYPTCSAYALEAVEVHGALKGSWLAAKRIAKCHPFHPGGVDLVPPAKKGTDRSSEDRLATHSKKGLT, from the coding sequence ATGAAAATCACCACACGCAGAGTGGTACAGGCTCCGATTAAGTTTTATCGTTCCTATATTTCACCGTTAAAGCCGGCTACCTGCCGGTTCTATCCAACGTGTTCGGCGTACGCGTTGGAGGCGGTAGAGGTGCATGGTGCGCTCAAAGGTTCATGGCTTGCTGCTAAGCGTATAGCCAAGTGCCATCCCTTTCATCCGGGTGGCGTAGATTTGGTTCCTCCTGCAAAAAAGGGAACAGATAGGTCTAGCGAAGATCGTTTGGCTACCCACTCCAAGAAGGGTCTGACTTGA
- a CDS encoding Fur family transcriptional regulator yields the protein MLTKDEIIATMSAQGLRITDQRKTLATLFSENEGYLSPKDVYEYMGKKYSGLSFDTVYRNLRVMQELGVLEQVSFEDGMKFKVSCNEHHHHHHMICLSCQKTLPISFCPMQMTDTTDQFQIVEHKFEIFGYCKDCQQKNGHTDSNSDGGFRQTSSHTHSHGGY from the coding sequence ATGCTGACAAAGGATGAGATTATTGCAACAATGTCCGCTCAGGGGTTGCGTATTACAGATCAGCGCAAGACGTTGGCCACGTTATTTTCCGAGAATGAAGGGTATCTGTCCCCCAAAGACGTTTATGAATATATGGGTAAGAAGTACAGTGGACTTAGCTTTGATACGGTTTATCGTAATCTGCGTGTAATGCAGGAATTGGGTGTGTTGGAACAGGTATCTTTTGAGGATGGAATGAAGTTTAAGGTGAGCTGTAATGAGCATCATCACCATCACCATATGATTTGCTTGAGCTGTCAGAAAACATTACCGATTTCTTTTTGCCCAATGCAAATGACAGATACAACGGATCAATTCCAAATCGTCGAGCACAAGTTTGAAATTTTTGGTTATTGCAAAGATTGTCAACAGAAGAATGGGCATACTGATAGTAATTCGGATGGGGGATTCAGACAGACGAGCAGTCACACTCACAGCCACGGGGGCTACTGA